From Anopheles arabiensis isolate DONGOLA chromosome 3, AaraD3, whole genome shotgun sequence, a single genomic window includes:
- the LOC120901205 gene encoding uncharacterized protein LOC120901205 — protein sequence MLHDYTGFYGAFGGFRALRGEFQHMVAIGWTRASGKIDYLCGGTLISKQFVLTAAHCARMETLLEKYEKSDQFCAAGSGMDTCEGDFGGPIGVKLFNVGGALIPLVTGVVSFGTPCTAGSTGVYSKVSEYVEWIQRTTNLSLGYRDCTLESFCIGRPKETINVAYNTFYTKSRFGLLWKESDSPSNDCGATLIDYQYLLTAASCVKSSKGYPKFVISESGERAAISDVLEEQFDKFVFVIIGSTAPLGSTHHYCPVEPLSFAYRHSGGI from the exons ATGTTACATGATTACACCGGCTTCTACGGTGCATTTGGTGGCTTTAGAGCTCTTCGCGGCGAGTTCCAGCATATG GTGGCGATCGGCTGGACGCGTGCCAGTGGTAAAATTGATTACCTCTGCGGTGGCACCTTGATCAGCAAACAGTTCGTATTGACTGCGGCACACTGTGCCCGGATGGAGACGCTGTTGGAGAAATACGAGAAATCG GATCAATTCTGTGCGGCTGGCAGTGGTATGGACACATGCGAGGGTGATTTCGGAGGTCCGATCGGTGTTAAGCTGTTTAATGTCGGTGGTGCGTTGATACCGCTGGTAACTGGTGTAGTTTCGTTCGGAACTCCCTGTACAGCTGGATCGACCGGGGTGTACAGTAAAGTGAGCGAGTATGTCGAGTGGATTCAACGAACGACAAATCTGTCTTTGGGTTATAGAG ATTGTACCTTGGAATCGTTCTGCATCGGAAGGCCCAAAGAAACTATAAACGTAGCATATAATACCTTCTACACCAAGAGTCGCTTCGGTCTTTTATGGAAGGAATCAGACAGTCCCTCGAACGACTGTGGAGCGACACTGATCGACTATCAATATCTTCTAACGGCGGCTTCCTGTGTCAAGTCGAGCAAAGGTTATCCAAAGTTTGTTATTTCCGAAAGTGGTGAGCGTGCAGCTATCTCGGATGT ATTGGAAGAGCAGTTTGATAAGTTCGTGTTCGTGATAATAGGATCCACTGCTCCACTTGGGAGTACTCATCACTACTGTCCTGTCGAACCGCTCTCATTCGCATATCGACACTCTGGCGGGATTTAA
- the LOC120899946 gene encoding serine protease 53-like isoform X1, translating into MCKMLTHLTVVLTLASIALGQHFLEQPPINYTEGNSFNDCKERFVTSNSHRKSKIIPNAIGVSTNISSYAFGGFRAYRTEFQHMAAIGWTRSETWIEYLCGGSLITWKFALTAAHCSQDINSLPPDTVRLGDTHLDSTEDDESAQQIPIARFIKHPQYRMSRSYYDIGLVELEKNVIPNSAICVACVWREPGVPEDLMDAVGFGALGFGEKLSPTLQKVKLQALDATICADRVPINRRQMPEGLRDDQLCAHSETMDTCEGDSGGPLQTHRYNMFGNVFPLVVGVVAFGTPCAEGSTGVYTRVSSYLDWIEKEVNQSLSYEVCPGLNFCKRRESFSIFQDGTIDPKWTKSRVGLLWKEADTDIYQCGRVLIDYNFVITSADCVTSSKGPPRYVASSSNSDRAAIEEVFVHPRFIKGRPYNDIAIIKTQKYANLDEMYPACLWPEQKRFDRRDFLLLVGVLAPSIQSYEESFNISTKSFGQYFLRGDDCHVGENVADNDLNCIRKSAKLVPGCQLDYGGPVMLENFDEQFTAHGIVSRMSQGCGGNIIFTSLAPHRQWMESIIFKASQRWIKYRSSETFTTSASSTYVGRNGVLSRLHGEIMAGLIIACLGYFVW; encoded by the exons ATGTGCAAAATGCTTACACATTTAACAGTCGTGCTCACGTTAGCAAGTATAGCTTTGGGACAAC ATTTTTTAGAACAACCTCCTATAAATTACACCGAAGGAAATAGCTTTAATG ATTGTAAGGAGCGCTTCGTTACGAGCAATAGCCACCGAAAGAGCAAAATAATTCCCAACGCCATTGGTGTTAGTACGAATATCAGTTCGTATGCTTTTGGTGGGTTTCGAGCATATCGGACCGAGTTTCAACACATGGCCGCAATAGGTTGGACCAGATCAGAAACATGGATCGAATACCTTTGTGGGGGCAGTTTAATAACTTGGAAGTTTGCTTTAACGGCCGCACATTGTTCACAAGACATAAACAG CCTTCCGCCGGATACAGTACGATTGGGTGACACACACCTCGATAGCACCGAGGATGATGAATCGGCACAACAAATTCCAATTGCACGCTTTATCAAGCATCCTCAGTATCGAATGTCGAGAAGCTACTACGACATTGGCCTTGTAGAACTTGAGAAAAACGTTATACCAAACAGCGCAATTTGTGTAGCTTGTGTGTGGCGTGAACCTGGGGTTCCGGAAGACCTAATGGATGCGGTGGGCTTCGGTGCTCTTGGGTTTGGAGAAAAGCTGAGCCCAACCCTGCAGAAGGTAAAATTACAGGCCCTAGATGCGACGATATGTGCTGACCGTGTACCAATCAATCGACGTCAAATGCCGGAAGGCTTGCGTGACGATCAGCTGTGTGCGCATAGTGAAACCATGGACACGTGTGAAGGCGACTCGGGAGGCCCACTACAAACGCATCGCTACAATATGTTTGGTAACGTCTTCCCACTTGTGGTAGGTGTGGTAGCGTTTGGAACTCCGTGTGCAGAGGGTTCTACTGGAGTGTACACGAGAGTCAGCTCGTACCTGGATTGGATTGAGAAGGAAGTAAATCAGTCGCTTAGCTACGAGG TTTGTCCGGGGCTGAACTTTTGCAAACGTAGAGAGTCTTTCTCCATCTTCCAGGATGGTACGATTGATCCAAAATGGACAAAAAGTCGTGTTGGACTGTTGTGGAAAGAGGCCGACACGGACATCTATCAGTGTGGCAGGGTTCTGATCGACTACAACTTTGTTATCACATCGGCAGACTGTGTAACTTCCAGCAAAGGACCTCCAAGATACGTAGCCTCTAGCTCTAACAGTGATCGTGCTGCTATAGAAGAAGTGTTTGTTCATCCACGGTTCATAAAAGGACGACCTTATAATGATATCGCAATTATAAAGAcacaaaagtatgcaaatttaGATGAAATGTATCCGGCCTGTCTATGGCCAGAGCAGAAACGTTTTGATAGGAGAGATTTCCTCCTTTTAGTAGGAGTATTAGCTCCATCGATTCAGAGCTATGAGGAGAGTTTTAATATCAGTACAAAAAGCTTTGGGCAATACTTCCTACGTGGCGATGACTGCCATGTAGGGGAAAATGTTGCTGACAATGATCTCAACTGCATCAGGAAAAGTGCTAAGTTGGTGCCAGGATGTCAG CTTGACTATGGAGGTCCCGTAATGCTGGAAAATTTCGACGAACAATTTACAGCACATGGAATTGTATCTCGAATGTCGCAGGGTTGTGGAGGCAACATAATCTTTACCAGTTTGGCACCTCATAGGCAATGGATGGAATCGATAATTTTCAAAG CTAGCCAAAGATGGATAAAATATCGATCTAGTGAAACATTTACGACGTCTGCTAGCTCGACTTATGTAGGTCGTAATGGAGTACTTAGTAGACTTCACGGTGAAATTATGGCGGGTCTAATTATAGCATGCTTAGGATATTTTGTATGGTAA
- the LOC120899946 gene encoding serine protease 53-like isoform X2, with product MCKMLTHLTVVLTLASIALGQHFLEQPPINYTEGNSFNDCKERFVTSNSHRKSKIIPNAIGVSTNISSYAFGGFRAYRTEFQHMAAIGWTRSETWIEYLCGGSLITWKFALTAAHCSQDINSLPPDTVRLGDTHLDSTEDDESAQQIPIARFIKHPQYRMSRSYYDIGLVELEKNVIPNSAICVACVWREPGVPEDLMDAVGFGALGFGEKLSPTLQKVKLQALDATICADRVPINRRQMPEGLRDDQLCAHSETMDTCEGDSGGPLQTHRYNMFGNVFPLVVGVVAFGTPCAEGSTGVYTRVSSYLDWIEKEVNQSLSYEVCPGLNFCKRRESFSIFQDGTIDPKWTKSRVGLLWKEADTDIYQCGRVLIDYNFVITSADCVTSSKGPPRYVASSSNSDRAAIEEVFVHPRFIKGRPYNDIAIIKTQKYANLDEMYPACLWPEQKRFDRRDFLLLVGVLAPSIQSYEESFNISTKSFGQYFLRGDDCHVGENVADNDLNCIRKSAKLVPGCQLDYGGPVMLENFDEQFTAHGIVSRMSQGCGGNIIFTSLAPHRQWMESIIFKASQRWIKYRSSETFTTSASSTYVGRNGVLSRLHGEIMAGLIIACLGYFVW from the exons ATGTGCAAAATGCTTACACATTTAACAGTCGTGCTCACGTTAGCAAGTATAGCTTTGGGACAACATTTTTTAGAACAACCTCCTATAAATTACACCGAAGGAAATAGCTTTAATG ATTGTAAGGAGCGCTTCGTTACGAGCAATAGCCACCGAAAGAGCAAAATAATTCCCAACGCCATTGGTGTTAGTACGAATATCAGTTCGTATGCTTTTGGTGGGTTTCGAGCATATCGGACCGAGTTTCAACACATGGCCGCAATAGGTTGGACCAGATCAGAAACATGGATCGAATACCTTTGTGGGGGCAGTTTAATAACTTGGAAGTTTGCTTTAACGGCCGCACATTGTTCACAAGACATAAACAG CCTTCCGCCGGATACAGTACGATTGGGTGACACACACCTCGATAGCACCGAGGATGATGAATCGGCACAACAAATTCCAATTGCACGCTTTATCAAGCATCCTCAGTATCGAATGTCGAGAAGCTACTACGACATTGGCCTTGTAGAACTTGAGAAAAACGTTATACCAAACAGCGCAATTTGTGTAGCTTGTGTGTGGCGTGAACCTGGGGTTCCGGAAGACCTAATGGATGCGGTGGGCTTCGGTGCTCTTGGGTTTGGAGAAAAGCTGAGCCCAACCCTGCAGAAGGTAAAATTACAGGCCCTAGATGCGACGATATGTGCTGACCGTGTACCAATCAATCGACGTCAAATGCCGGAAGGCTTGCGTGACGATCAGCTGTGTGCGCATAGTGAAACCATGGACACGTGTGAAGGCGACTCGGGAGGCCCACTACAAACGCATCGCTACAATATGTTTGGTAACGTCTTCCCACTTGTGGTAGGTGTGGTAGCGTTTGGAACTCCGTGTGCAGAGGGTTCTACTGGAGTGTACACGAGAGTCAGCTCGTACCTGGATTGGATTGAGAAGGAAGTAAATCAGTCGCTTAGCTACGAGG TTTGTCCGGGGCTGAACTTTTGCAAACGTAGAGAGTCTTTCTCCATCTTCCAGGATGGTACGATTGATCCAAAATGGACAAAAAGTCGTGTTGGACTGTTGTGGAAAGAGGCCGACACGGACATCTATCAGTGTGGCAGGGTTCTGATCGACTACAACTTTGTTATCACATCGGCAGACTGTGTAACTTCCAGCAAAGGACCTCCAAGATACGTAGCCTCTAGCTCTAACAGTGATCGTGCTGCTATAGAAGAAGTGTTTGTTCATCCACGGTTCATAAAAGGACGACCTTATAATGATATCGCAATTATAAAGAcacaaaagtatgcaaatttaGATGAAATGTATCCGGCCTGTCTATGGCCAGAGCAGAAACGTTTTGATAGGAGAGATTTCCTCCTTTTAGTAGGAGTATTAGCTCCATCGATTCAGAGCTATGAGGAGAGTTTTAATATCAGTACAAAAAGCTTTGGGCAATACTTCCTACGTGGCGATGACTGCCATGTAGGGGAAAATGTTGCTGACAATGATCTCAACTGCATCAGGAAAAGTGCTAAGTTGGTGCCAGGATGTCAG CTTGACTATGGAGGTCCCGTAATGCTGGAAAATTTCGACGAACAATTTACAGCACATGGAATTGTATCTCGAATGTCGCAGGGTTGTGGAGGCAACATAATCTTTACCAGTTTGGCACCTCATAGGCAATGGATGGAATCGATAATTTTCAAAG CTAGCCAAAGATGGATAAAATATCGATCTAGTGAAACATTTACGACGTCTGCTAGCTCGACTTATGTAGGTCGTAATGGAGTACTTAGTAGACTTCACGGTGAAATTATGGCGGGTCTAATTATAGCATGCTTAGGATATTTTGTATGGTAA
- the LOC120899950 gene encoding uncharacterized protein LOC120899950, with translation MIFFWRMGGFGLQLVLLFRTIAVVQMQSFYDVPPSTYIDRTSMKDCAKRFYSDVGDYTGFYGAFGGFRALRGEFQHMVAIGWTRASGKIDYLCGGTLISKQFVLTAAHCAWDGDNLRPDTVRLGDTDLGSTEDDEFAQQIAIARLIVHPSYRASRKYFDMALIELAEQANFTEAVCSACLWQEKHLPTGSMDAVGFGATGFGESLSPTLQRVVLKHLERDECDNRIAVNKRQMPDGFRADQFCAAGSGMDTCEGDSGGPIGVKLFNVGGALIPLVTGVVSFGTPCTAGSTGVYSKVSEYVEWIQRTTNLSLGYRDCTLESFCVGRPKETINVAYNTFYTKSRFGLLWKESDSPSNDCGATLIDYQYLLTAASCVKTSKGHPKFVISESGERAAISDVYVSPSYRAGRPESDLALLKIAKYANHQVYRPVCLWDRQSDGEWKSKPEFFAYGLEDQFDKFVFVTARNGTGCDEELVRGTDLQCFHNEVPLMPGVCWMDHGGPIIDQSVWGEPVNMYGIVSPLSRSCGSNLFMVDVTPHIPWIEAIVVGKRDQFLVFSD, from the exons ATGATCTTCTTTTGGCGAATGGGGGGTTTTGGCCTTCAGctagtgttgttgtttcgaaCCATTGCGGTCGTACAAATGCAATCGTTTTACGATGTTCCTCCATCGAcatacattgatcgtacttcAATGAAGG ATTGTGCCAAACGATTCTACTCAGATGTTGGAGATTACACCGGCTTCTACGGTGCATTTGGTGGCTTTAGAGCTCTTCGCGGCGAGTTCCAGCATATG GTGGCGATCGGCTGGACGCGTGCCAGTGGTAAAATTGATTACCTCTGCGGTGGCACCTTGATCAGCAAACAGTTCGTATTGACTGCGGCACACTGTGCCTGGGATGGAGACAA TCTTCGTCCAGATACGGTGCGACTAGGCGATACGGATCTGGGAAGTACCGAGGATGACGAGTTTGCACAGCAAATCGCGATCGCTCGGCTGATCGTACATCCGAGCTACAGAGCATCGCGCAAGTACTTCGACATGGCACTGATTGAGCTGGCAGAACAGGCCAACTTTACGGAAGCGGTTTGTTCGGCATGTTTGTGGCAGGAGAAGCACCTACCGACGGGGTCGATGGATGCGGTCGGGTTTGGAGCAACCGGTTTCGGTGAATCGCTAAGTCCGACGCTTCAGCGTGTTGTGCTAAAGCACCTGGAGCGGGATGAATGTGACAATAGGATTGCAGTGAACAAACGACAAATGCCAGACGGCTTTCGGGCGGATCAATTCTGTGCGGCTGGCAGTGGTATGGACACATGCGAGGGTGATTCCGGTGGTCCGATCGGTGTGAAGCTGTTTAATGTCGGTGGTGCGTTGATACCGCTGGTAACTGGTGTAGTTTCGTTCGGAACTCCCTGTACAGCCGGATCGACCGGGGTGTACAGTAAAGTGAGCGAGTATGTCGAGTGGATTCAACGAACGACAAATCTGTCTTTGGGTTATAGAG ATTGTACCTTGGAATCATTCTGCGTCGGAAGGCCCAAAGAAACTATAAACGTAGCATATAATACCTTCTACACCAAGAGTCGCTTCGGTCTTTTATGGAAGGAATCGGACAGTCCCTCGAACGACTGTGGAGCGACACTGATCGACTATCAATATCTTCTAACGGCGGCTTCCTGTGTCAAGACGAGCAAAGGTCATCCAAAGTTTGTCATTTCCGAAAGTGGTGAGCGTGCAGCTATTTCGGATGTGTACGTATCACCCAGTTATAGAGCAGGTCGACCGGAAAGTGACTTAGCACTGCTGAAGATTGCTAAGTACGCGAATCATCAAGTATATCGACCCGTCTGTTTATGGGATCGTCAGAGCGATGGAGAATGGAAGTCCAAGCCGGAGTTTTTCGCATATGGACTGGAAGACCAGTTTGATAAGTTTGTGTTCGTTACTGCTCGCAACGGTACGGGGTGTGATGAGGAACTGGTACGTGGAACCGATCTGCAATGTTTCCACAACGAGGTACCCCTAATGCCGGGAGTGTGTTGG ATGGATCACGGTGGACCAATAATTGACCAATCTGTTTGGGGAGAACCAGTGAATATGTACGGCATTGTGTCGCCGTTAAGTAGAAGCTGTGGATCAAATCTGTTTATGGTCGATGTAACACCCCACATTCCATGGATAGAAGCGATCGTGGTTGGCAAACGGGACCAATTCCTTGTATTTTCAGACTGA